A stretch of the Cygnus olor isolate bCygOlo1 chromosome 25, bCygOlo1.pri.v2, whole genome shotgun sequence genome encodes the following:
- the LOC121059657 gene encoding keratin, type I cytoskeletal 19-like: MSCGSKQTSKSCHRGSSGGSASGSGGGGGSKYSSASTRRYTARTSGGGRFSGGSCGGGSSRSSYGGAASGGSYGRIRHCSYGGGMSGGSCRGGGGGGYFGGGMSGGSYGGMSGGGYGGGMRRGSMGGGFGSARSGFGGGYGGSFGGGGAGFSGGRFGSGGSFGGGGFGGGSMGILSNDEKLTMQNLNDRLASYLDTVRNLEKENAQLEHLIREWYQKQGPTGRKDYSHYYGEIEDLQNQLVTAAVETNRILLDLDNTRMTAEDFRIKYETEYGLRQNVEADINTLRPLLDNLTLSRSDLEMQFESLKEEMISLKKNHEEEIKSLQTQSGGDVNVEVNAAPGEDLLKKLNDMRQEYEHIIQKNREEVERWYESKMEEVSQQVHSSGQELESSNQQISALRRDYQSLEIELQSQLSMVRSLQSNLEDTERRYNMQLQQIQSMISPLEEELASIRCEMESQNEEYKMLLGIKTRLEQEIAQYRALLQEGQHGIGSSQGGAGGGSSGGGGHGGISWSSGRGSSGGGSSWSSGGGSSGGRTGGSCGKASGGGGGGSGGGAGGGGCGRISGGGGGGGGGGGGGKSCLSHSSSSHSHSGKSCESQGGAENLKLCLEGNKTLERGATMEEVSEAIKTIRSGSFRKH, from the exons ATGAGCTGTGGCTCCAAGCAGACCTCTAAAAGCTGCCACCGAGGGAGCAGCGGTGGCAGTGCGAGCGGCAGTGGTGGTGGAGGGGGCAGCAAGTATTCCTCTGCCTCCACACGAAGATACACTGCTAGGACAAGCGGTGGCGGCAGGTTTTCTGGTGGCAGTTGTGGTGGAGGAAGCTCCAGAAGCAGCTACGGGGGGGCAGCGAGCGGTGGGAGCTATGGAAGGATCAGGCACTGCAGTTACGGAGGGGGAATGAGCGGCggcagctgcagaggaggaggggggggcggATATTTTGGAGGGGGAATGAGTGGTGGCAGCTACGGAGGTATGAGCGGTGGTGGTTACGGAGGAGGAATGCGCCGTGGTAGCATGGGAGGAGGCTTTGGATCAGCCAGGAGCGGGTTTGGTGGTGGTTATGGAGGAAGCTTTGGTGGAGGCGGTGCTGGTTTCAGTGGAGGCAGATTTGGCAGCGGTGGCAGCTTTGGCGGCGGTGGCTTTGGTGGAGGGAGCATGGGAATTCTGTCCAACGACGAAAAGCTGACCATGCAGAACCTGAATGACCGCCTGGCTTCCTATCTGGATACGGTCAGaaatttggaaaaggaaaatgctcagCTTGAGCATTTAATCAGGGAGTGGTACCAGAAGCAAGGCCCTACTGGTAGAAAGGACTACAGTCACTATTATGGAGAAATCGAAGACCTTCAAAATCAG CTTGTGACTGCAGCTGTGGAAACCAACAGGATACTTTTGGACCTGGATAACACAAGGATGACTGCAGAAGACTTCAGGATAAA GTATGAGACAGAGTATGGGCTCCGGCAGAACGTGGAGGCTGACATCAACACCCTGCGACCCTTGTTGGATAATCTGACTCTGAGCAGGTCTGACCTGGAGATGCAATTTGAGTCCCTGAAGGAGGAGATGATTAGCCTCAAGAAGAACCATGAGGAG GAAATTAAATCACTGCAAACCCAATCTGGTGGTGATGTGAATGTGGAGGTCAATGCTGCTCCAGGAGAGGATCTGCTGAAGAAACTGAACGATATGAGACAAGAATATGAACATATTATTCAGAAAAACCGTGAAGAGGTTGAAAGGTGGTATGAGAGCAAG atggAGGAAGTGAGTCAACAAGTCCACTCAAGTGGTCAGGAACTGGAATCAAGCAACCAGCAGATCTCTGCACTGAGACGTGACTATCAGAGCCTGGAAATCGAGCTGCAGTCTCAGCTCAGCATG GTACGGTCTTTGCAATCCAACCTGGAAGACACGGAACGTCGCTACAacatgcagctgcagcagatcCAGAGCATGATCAGCCCCTtggaggaggagctggccaGCATCCGCTGCGAGATGGAGAGCCAGAACGAAGAGTACAAGATGCTGCTGGGCATCAAGACCCGCCTGGAACAGGAGATCGCTCAGTACCGCgcactgctgcaggagggacaGCATGGCATCGG CTCGTCACAGGGAGGAGCTGGTGGCGGATCCTCAGGAGGAGGGGGCCACGGAGGAATTAGCTGGTCTTCTGGGAGAGGAAGCAGTGGAGGAGGAAGCAGTTGGTCCTCAGGCGGAGGAAGCAGTGGAGGAAGAACTGGAGGATCCTGCGGAAAAGCTTCTGGAGGCGGCGGAGGAGGGAgtggaggaggagctggagggggaGGCTGTGGAAGAATTTcaggtggaggaggtggaggtggaggaggaggaggagggggaaaatcCTGCCTCTCCCACTCGTCGTCTTCCCACTCCCACTCTGGCAAATCTTGTGAAAGCCAAG GAGGTGCTGAAAACCTGAAGCTCTGCCTGGAAGGGAATAAAACACTGGAGAGAGGAGCAACAATGGAGGAAGTGTCCGAGGCCATAAAAACTATAAGATCAG GGAGTTTTAGGAAGCACTGA
- the LOC121059693 gene encoding keratin, type I cytoskeletal 19-like, whose protein sequence is MSCNIKETITVSSKGRSSGGSCIIGGGGGARISSYGIGSGRGFSGRSYCGGVNYGGGLSVGSLAGGSYGGGNCYGNGLGFGLGGGVVVGGLGGDCLLSSCDEKVTMQNLNDRLASYLDKVKCLEKENAELECRIREWYATQGLSCEPRDYSCYYKEIEDLQNQIVCATIDNNKIILDIDNSRMAADDFRVKYETELALRQSVEADINGLRQVLDQLTLCRSDLEAQLESLREELCCLKKNHEEEMNCLRKQSTGDVSVEVNACPGPDLRQILEDLRCQYETLIARNRKEVEDWYECKIEEVNREVITSGQEVETCNNQVTELRRQLQALEIDLQAQLSQRNNLESSLAETECQYNTLLGELQNQITCVEQQLAEIRAEIECQNQEYKTLLDVKCRLEQEIQTYRCLLEGGQQDLIHGGGIGVGTGVGGGVIRTSHTYTTTSSSHCQPQVPPCKTGDIQVTCRRICD, encoded by the exons ATGAGTTGCAACATTAAGGAGACGATTACTGTGTCTAGCAAAGGCAGGAGCAGTGGTGGCAGCTGTATcattggtggtggtggtggagcaCGGATTTCTTCCTATGGGATAGGCAGTGGCAGAGGTTTTTCTGGAAGGAGCTACTGCGGTGGAGTGAATTATGGAGGGGGACTGAGTGTTGGTAGCTTGGCTGGTGGGAGCTATGGAGGTGGCAACTGCTATGGCAATGGCCTCGGGTTTGGCCTTGGAGGCGGTGTGGTTGTTGGTGGTCTTGGTGGCGACTGTTTGCTTTCATCCTGCGATGAGAAGGTGACCATGCAAAACCTCAACGATCGCCTGGCTTCCTATCTGGACAAGGTGAAGTGcttggagaaggaaaatgctgaacTGGAATGCAGAATCAGAGAGTGGTATGCTACACAGGGCCTCTCCTGTGAGCCCCGGGACTACAGCTGCTATTACAAAGAAATTGAAGATCTTCAGAATCAG ATTGTCTGCGCAACCATTGATAACAACAAGATCATTCTGGACATTGATAACAGCAGGATGGCTGCTGATGACTTCCGTGTGAA GTACGAGACGGAGCTGGCCCTTCGCCAGAGCGTGGAGGCTGACATTAACGGCTTACGCCAAGTCCTGGATCAGCTCACTCTCTGCAGGTCTGACCTGGAGGCACAGCTGGAGTCGCTGCGGgaggagctctgctgcctgAAGAAGAACCACGAGGAG GAAATGAATTGTCTGAGGAAACAATCGACTGGAGATGTGAGTGTGGAGGTCAATGCCTGCCCTGGACCAGATCTCAGGCAAATCTTGGAGGATTTGAGATGCCAGTATGAAACACTGATAGCGCGCAACCGCAAGGAAGTTGAGGATTGGTACGAGTGCAAG ATTGAGGAGGTGAATCGGGAGGTTATTACAAGCGGTCAGGAGGTCGAGACGTGCAACAACCAGGTCACCGAACTGAGACGCCAATTGCAAGCCCTGGAAATCGATCTGCAGGCTCAGCTCAGCCAG AGGAATAATCTGGAATCCTCTCTGGCTGAGACTGAGTGCCAGTACAACACACTCCTCGGGGAGCTACAGAACCAGATCACGTGCGTGGAGCAGCAATTGGCTGAAATTAGGGCGGAAATAGAGTGCCAGAACCAGGAATACAAGACCTTACTGGATGTCAAGTGCCGTTTGGAGCAGGAGATTCAGACCTACCGCTGCTTGTTGGAAGGAGGACAGCAGGACCTTAT TCACGGAGGAGGAATCGGAGTAGGAACTGGCGTAGGAGGAGGAGTCATTAGGACAAGCCACACCTATACTACAACTTCATCTTCCCACTGCCAGCCGCAAGTCCCACCCTGCAAGACCGGAGACATACAGG tgaccTGCAGGAGAATTTGTGATTGA
- the LOC121059656 gene encoding keratin, type I cytoskeletal 13-like, which yields MSCGTKSSSSIIKISGGGGGGGGGGCSSGGGGGGSSCGIRKSGGYSSVSTRRYTSSGGSGGFSGRSFGGGGSRSSYGGGFSSGSCGRIGRSSYGGRMSSGSYGGGMGGSMGGGFGSCGGGFGGMGGGYGGSMSGGSFGGCGYSGGGFSGFGGSGGFGGGSGGFGGGSFGGGSYGGGSFGGMGFGEDSGLLSTNEKLTMQNLNDRLASYMDKVRGLEEENAHLERLIREWYQKQGPTGTRDYSQYYRTIEELQNQIVGANVDLNKILLDIDNTRMTVDDFRLKYETEYTLHQSVASDINGLRPLLDQLTLARSDLETQFESLKEELIYLKKNHEEEMKGLQTQSGGDVNVEVNATPGINLMEKLNEMRCEYERLIENNRKEVESWYETKMEEVNQQVHSSGQEIQSSNQQISELRREYQSLEIELQSQISMIDSLQSNLEDTERRYNMQLQQIQSMIGPLEEELASIRCEMESQNEEYKMLLGIKTRLEQEIAQYRALLEEGQQDLVVPAGGMGGGMGGGMGGGMGGGMGGGRIGGGSYSGGGRGGSGSISGGYGGVSSSCSSGMGGGIGGGIGSGGMGSGGISGGIGGGSGGSCGGVIGGGSGGGRISGGVSSSHSYSSSSQSQACRGSGESQGYARKSFD from the exons ATGAGCTGTGGCACTAAATCTTCATCTAGCATCATTAAGAttagtggtggtggtggtggtggtggtggtggaggatgCAGCAGCGGAGGTGGTggagggggcagcagctgcGGGATACGCAAGTCTGGTGGATACTCCTCAGTCTCCACTAGAAGATACACCTCTTCTGGAGGAAGCGGAGGCTTTTCTGGGAGAAGCTTTGGTGGAGGAGGCTCCAGGAGCAGCTATGGAGGGGGATTTAGCAGCGGCAGTTGCGGAAGGATTGGCCGCAGTAGCTATGGTGGGAGAATGAGCAGCGGCAGCTACGGAGGAGGAATGGGTGGAAGTATGGGAGGAGGATTTGGATCATGTGGAGGTGGTTTTGGGGGAATGGGAGGTGGTTATGGAGGTAGCATGAGCGGAGGCAGTTTCGGTGGTTGTGGATATAGTGGAGGTGGATTTAGTGGCTTCGGGGGCAGTGGTGGCTTTGGTGGTGGCAGCGGTGGCTTTGGTGGTGGCAGCTTTGGTGGTGGCAGCTATGGTGGAGGTAGTTTCGGTGGAATGGGCTTCGGTGAAGATTCCGGGCTGCTCTCCACGAACGAGAAGCTGACCATGCAGAACCTTAATGACCGCCTGGCTTCTTACATGGATAAAGTCCGAGGcttggaggaagaaaatgctcACCTTGAACGTCTGATCAGGGAGTGGTATCAAAAGCAAGGTCCCACTGGTACCAGGGACTACAGCCAATATTACAGAACAATTGAAGAACTGCAAAACCAG ATTGTTGGTGCAAATGTGGACCTCAACAAGATCCTTCTTGACATTGACAACACCAGGATGACTGTGGATGACTTCAGACTGAA GTATGAAACTGAATACACTCTCCACCAGAGTGTGGCAAGTGACATTAATGGATTACGTCCACTTCTGGATCAACTGACTCTAGCCAGGTCTGACTTGGAGACACAGTTTGAATCCCTTAAAGAAGAACTGATCTATCTGAAGAAGAACCACGAAGAG gaaatgaaaggaCTGCAAACACAATCTGGTGGTGATGTCAACGTGGAGGTCAATGCCACTCCTGGTATTAATCTGATGGAAAAATTGAATGAAATGCGTTGTGAATATGAACGGCTTATTGAGAACAACCGGAAAGAGGTGGAAAGCTGGTATGAAACCAAG aTGGAAGAAGTTAACCAACAAGTTCACTCAAGCGGCCAGGAGATACAATCGAGCAACCAACAGATCTCTGAGCTTAGACGTGAATATCAGAGCCTGGAAATCGAGCTGCAGTCGCAAATCAGCATG ATAGACTCTTTGCAATCCAACCTGGAAGACACGGAACGTCGCTACAacatgcagctgcagcagatcCAGAGCATGATCGGCCCCTtggaggaggagctggccaGCATCCGCTGCGAGATGGAGAGCCAGAACGAAGAGTACAAGATGCTGCTGGGCATCAAGACCCGCCTGGAACAGGAGATCGCTCAGTACCGCGCACTGCTCGAGGAAGGACAGCAAGACCTTGT AGTCCCAGCAGGAGGAATGGGAGGAGGAATGGGAGGAGGAATGGGAGGAGGAATGGGAGGAGGAATGGGAGGTGGCAGAATAGGAGGTGGTAGCTAttctggaggaggaagaggaggaagtggTAGCATAAGCGGTGGCTATGGAGGTGTTAGCTCTTCTTGTAGCAGCGGAATGGGAGGAGGAATAGGAGGAGGAATAGGAAGCGGAGGAATGGGAAGTGGAGGAATCAGTGGAGGAATAGGAGGAGGAAGCGGAGGAAGCTGCGGCGGTGTTATTGGAGGAGGAAGCGGAGGAGGAAGGATCTCAGGCGGTGTCAGCAGCTCCCACTCCTACTCTTCATCTTCCCAGTCTCAGGCCTGCAGGGGCAGTGGTGAAAGCCAAG GTTATGCAAGAAAATCTTTTGACTAA